Proteins encoded by one window of Acetivibrio thermocellus ATCC 27405:
- a CDS encoding YlmH family RNA-binding protein, whose amino-acid sequence MNKEVILRGISKAEDKLLVARILDKYTLSQKIMSYTHSDFLDPYQQNVVRKCLEMSGIRDHVFYGGFSGAERTVVVFCPYYMPENIESEFSGFFEILKIKPNTRENFSHRDYLGSLMGLGIKREKIGDILVREDFAFVVVLKDIADYIRINLTKVGNARVEIDIVNPDELDILEPKVKEISSTVASLRLDSVASAGFGISRSKTADLIRGEKVAVNWETATNPARLVKEGDTISIRGKGRVVVEKVGNTTKKDRIHILLKKFI is encoded by the coding sequence ATGAATAAAGAAGTGATATTGAGAGGGATTTCGAAGGCAGAGGACAAACTTTTGGTAGCAAGAATTTTAGACAAGTATACCTTATCCCAGAAAATTATGAGTTACACCCATTCGGATTTTTTGGACCCTTATCAGCAAAATGTGGTTAGAAAATGTCTTGAAATGAGCGGTATAAGGGATCATGTCTTTTATGGGGGATTTAGTGGGGCAGAGAGAACGGTCGTGGTTTTCTGCCCTTATTATATGCCTGAGAACATAGAAAGTGAATTTTCCGGGTTTTTTGAAATACTTAAAATAAAGCCAAACACAAGGGAGAATTTTTCCCATAGAGATTATTTAGGCTCATTAATGGGATTAGGTATTAAAAGAGAAAAAATTGGAGATATTCTTGTAAGAGAAGATTTTGCTTTTGTGGTTGTATTAAAAGATATTGCAGATTATATAAGGATAAATTTGACGAAAGTGGGCAACGCCCGCGTTGAAATTGATATTGTAAACCCTGATGAGCTTGACATTTTAGAGCCGAAGGTAAAAGAAATAAGCTCCACGGTTGCGTCCCTAAGACTTGATTCTGTAGCAAGTGCCGGATTTGGCATATCCAGAAGCAAGACGGCCGATTTGATAAGAGGGGAAAAAGTGGCCGTCAATTGGGAGACGGCCACCAATCCTGCAAGGCTTGTCAAGGAGGGTGATACAATTTCAATCCGGGGAAAAGGCAGGGTAGTTGTTGAGAAAGTAGGCAATACAACCAAAAAAGACAGAATCCACATTTTACTAAAGAAATTCATATAA
- a CDS encoding YggS family pyridoxal phosphate-dependent enzyme, which produces MNGELDYIKRNLYSVMERIEKAAQKSGRSAKDITLVAVTKTVEPERIMKILDEGVVDLGENRVQELTKKYDILNSRKCKWHLIGHLQTNKVKYIVDKVSLIHSVDRIELAREIQKRAESVGKTVDVLVQVNVSGEKSKFGVSVDDAYGLVREISFMPNIRVKGLMTMAPYAENPESVRYVFSKLRDLSIDIGKEKFDNSNMEILSMGMSNDFEIAIEEGANMVRIGTALFGSRS; this is translated from the coding sequence ATGAACGGGGAGTTGGATTATATCAAAAGAAATCTATATTCTGTCATGGAGAGAATTGAAAAGGCCGCACAAAAGAGCGGCAGAAGTGCAAAGGACATTACGCTTGTTGCGGTGACAAAAACCGTTGAACCGGAACGTATTATGAAAATTCTTGATGAAGGTGTTGTGGATTTGGGTGAAAATAGGGTTCAGGAATTAACAAAAAAGTACGATATATTAAACAGCAGGAAATGTAAATGGCACCTAATCGGACACCTTCAGACCAACAAGGTAAAATATATTGTTGATAAAGTTTCCCTGATACACTCTGTTGACAGGATTGAATTGGCTAGGGAAATACAAAAAAGAGCCGAGTCTGTGGGGAAAACTGTAGATGTTCTGGTTCAGGTGAATGTTTCCGGTGAGAAAAGCAAATTCGGTGTTTCTGTGGACGATGCTTATGGGCTTGTCAGGGAAATAAGTTTCATGCCCAATATAAGGGTGAAGGGCCTTATGACGATGGCTCCATATGCTGAAAATCCCGAGAGCGTACGGTATGTTTTTAGTAAATTAAGGGACTTATCTATTGACATTGGCAAAGAAAAGTTTGATAATAGTAATATGGAGATTTTGTCCATGGGAATGAGCAACGATTTTGAAATTGCAATAGAAGAAGGAGCCAACATGGTTCGGATTGGTACTGCTCTTTTTGGAAGCAGAAGCTAA
- a CDS encoding YggT family protein, with product MEGDNLTITALRALGLLLEIIQWAIVIRVLLSWFSIPKNNIFVKFILQLTEPILSPIRSLLENTSFGKNSTVDFSPVIALLILWVVSGFIDIMI from the coding sequence ATGGAAGGTGACAATCTGACTATCACGGCACTTAGAGCCTTGGGGCTTTTATTGGAAATTATTCAGTGGGCCATTGTGATAAGGGTTCTATTGTCGTGGTTTTCGATACCAAAAAATAACATATTTGTAAAGTTTATATTACAACTTACTGAGCCGATATTGTCGCCTATTCGTAGTCTACTTGAGAATACTTCTTTTGGAAAAAACTCAACGGTAGATTTTTCTCCGGTCATTGCGCTGTTAATACTTTGGGTTGTATCCGGGTTTATAGATATTATGATATAG
- a CDS encoding HlyD family efflux transporter periplasmic adaptor subunit — MPEENKRKINGKVKLGGLLIALFLLLYIPSFIFWIYGKNIHTDIIRMGELEDYVTTDAYIVRDETVINSPSDGISIRNVEEGEKVGVGDTIATVLNKSSEKLLEDLKTLDLRIIEAKREKTKNDNFFSEDIKKLDQEIQEKLVLVIKKSNKNSISEVKQIKNEIDELIKKKATISGDLSYTDANIKALENEKRILQDSINANKRNIVSNLSGIVSYVIDGYEEILNPEKIPEITPEMLGMIKVVENRKKTDDLSTQYNKPFVKVIGGIDYYIVFVLDREKADDFKVDNYLRVRINDIGRVVDGTIAYKSNEMDGKFVIAVRTDKALSDTAGLRVINVDLIKSRYEGLIVPVKSLVNIDMNTMRAEIALVKARRATFVPVKIVGKNDNFAVIDNVEDYKDGGVSLYSSYIINPKNIEEGQVIN, encoded by the coding sequence ATGCCGGAAGAGAACAAAAGAAAAATCAATGGAAAGGTAAAGCTGGGAGGTCTTTTGATTGCCCTGTTTTTGCTACTGTATATTCCATCTTTTATATTTTGGATTTACGGCAAAAATATCCACACGGATATAATAAGAATGGGGGAATTGGAAGACTATGTGACCACTGATGCCTACATTGTAAGAGACGAGACAGTAATCAACTCTCCTTCCGACGGAATCAGCATAAGGAATGTGGAAGAAGGAGAAAAAGTGGGAGTGGGAGATACTATTGCCACAGTATTAAACAAATCTTCGGAGAAACTTCTGGAAGATTTGAAGACTCTTGACCTAAGAATAATTGAGGCAAAGAGGGAGAAAACCAAAAACGACAATTTTTTTTCCGAGGATATAAAAAAGCTTGACCAGGAAATACAGGAAAAGCTGGTGCTTGTGATAAAGAAGAGCAATAAAAACAGCATTTCGGAGGTTAAGCAAATAAAAAACGAAATTGATGAACTTATTAAAAAGAAGGCTACCATTTCAGGAGACTTGAGCTATACGGACGCCAACATAAAAGCTCTTGAAAATGAAAAAAGGATACTTCAGGACAGTATAAACGCAAACAAACGAAATATTGTTTCAAATTTATCAGGAATAGTATCTTATGTGATTGACGGATATGAAGAAATTCTCAATCCTGAAAAAATACCGGAAATTACTCCGGAAATGCTTGGTATGATAAAAGTCGTGGAAAACAGAAAAAAAACGGATGACTTGAGTACGCAGTACAACAAACCTTTTGTCAAGGTGATTGGCGGCATAGACTATTATATAGTTTTTGTCCTGGACAGGGAAAAAGCCGATGATTTTAAAGTGGATAATTATTTAAGAGTCCGTATTAATGATATTGGCAGAGTTGTTGACGGGACGATTGCGTACAAATCCAATGAAATGGACGGAAAATTTGTGATTGCGGTGCGGACGGACAAGGCTTTGAGTGATACCGCAGGTTTGAGGGTAATAAATGTCGATCTTATCAAGAGCCGTTATGAAGGGCTGATTGTTCCAGTTAAAAGCCTTGTCAATATTGATATGAATACGATGAGGGCGGAAATTGCATTGGTTAAGGCAAGAAGGGCAACTTTTGTTCCTGTCAAAATTGTCGGAAAAAATGACAATTTTGCTGTGATAGATAATGTTGAAGATTACAAAGATGGAGGAGTCAGCTTGTATTCAAGCTATATTATAAATCCAAAAAACATAGAGGAAGGACAAGTCATAAATTAA
- the ileS gene encoding isoleucine--tRNA ligase, whose translation MAEDYGKTLNLPNTDFPMRANLPQREPEFLKKWEEMDIYHKQLKKNAGKPKFVLHDGPPYANGGIHLGTALNKILKDIIIKYYSMKGYETPYVPGWDTHGLPIEQRAIKEFGLKRHEVSPVEFRQACKKFALKYLDVQREAFKRLGVRADWDNPYITLNKEFEAKQIEVFGEMAKKGYIYKGLRPVYWCPECETALAEAEIEYAEDTTLSIYVKFEVKDDKGKFGGLVDSLKNTYFVIWTTTTWTLPGNLAICLNGEFEYGLVKANGEYYIIALELLENVMKVAGIEEYEVKAKFTGAELEGMLCRHPFLDRDSVIILGDHVTAEAGTGCVHTAPGHGAEDFEVCKKYDIPVIVPVDDKGYLTSEAGQFAGLYYEKSNAAIIEQLKSTNNLLASEKIVHQYPHCWRCKDPIIFRATEQWFASIEGFRKEAIDAISTVKWIPEWGQERITNMVRERGDWCISRQRIWGVPIPIFYCKDCKKELINDDTIKAVAKLFAEKGSDAWYEYDAKDILPEGTKCECGCKEFTKEKDIMDVWFDSGSSHAAVLETTEGLTWPADMYLEGSDQHRGWFQSSLLTAVATKGQAPYKTVLTHGYVVDGEGRKMSKSLGNGIDPEDVIKEYGADILRLWVASSDYRTDIRISKDILKQLSEVYRKIRNTCRYILGNIYDFDPNKDMVSYDEMNELDKWALMKLNGLIKKVNDAYEKYEFHLMFHAIHNFCVVDMSNFYLDIIKDRLYTSRADSKERRSAQTAMYEILEALVKMLAPVLAFTSEEVWQFMPHRSTNDPESVQLNYWPEPNEKYENAALKEKWDRIIEIRDVVSKALEIARTEKIIGHSLNAKVTIFADKENYDFIEPIKKDLVTVFIVSDFELKGYDEASDGKYYEDPDVKGIRVNISMASGSKCERCWMISESVGKNEKHPTLCDRCAEVVG comes from the coding sequence ATGGCAGAGGATTACGGAAAAACTTTAAATCTACCCAATACTGATTTTCCTATGAGGGCCAATCTTCCTCAAAGAGAGCCGGAGTTTTTGAAAAAGTGGGAAGAGATGGATATTTACCACAAGCAACTTAAGAAAAATGCCGGAAAGCCTAAGTTTGTACTCCATGACGGTCCTCCTTACGCAAACGGCGGAATTCATCTGGGAACTGCTTTAAATAAAATATTAAAGGATATTATTATAAAGTATTACAGTATGAAGGGCTATGAAACACCTTATGTTCCTGGATGGGATACCCATGGACTTCCGATTGAGCAGCGGGCTATAAAAGAGTTTGGGCTTAAAAGACATGAGGTAAGTCCTGTGGAATTCAGGCAGGCATGCAAGAAATTTGCCTTAAAGTACCTGGATGTACAAAGGGAAGCCTTTAAAAGACTTGGTGTAAGAGCGGACTGGGATAATCCTTACATTACATTGAACAAGGAGTTTGAAGCAAAGCAGATAGAAGTATTCGGTGAAATGGCCAAAAAAGGTTATATATACAAGGGATTAAGGCCTGTGTACTGGTGTCCCGAATGTGAGACTGCCCTTGCGGAAGCTGAAATTGAGTATGCGGAAGACACCACACTTTCTATATACGTTAAGTTTGAGGTAAAAGACGACAAGGGCAAGTTTGGCGGTCTGGTGGATAGTTTAAAAAATACATATTTTGTAATATGGACCACCACCACCTGGACACTTCCGGGCAACCTTGCAATCTGCTTAAACGGAGAATTTGAGTATGGATTGGTGAAGGCAAACGGCGAGTACTATATAATTGCGCTGGAGCTTCTTGAAAATGTTATGAAGGTTGCAGGGATAGAAGAATACGAGGTTAAGGCGAAATTTACGGGAGCGGAACTGGAAGGCATGCTTTGCAGGCATCCGTTCCTTGACAGGGATTCTGTCATTATATTGGGAGACCATGTTACTGCAGAAGCAGGTACGGGATGTGTTCATACCGCTCCGGGACATGGTGCGGAAGACTTTGAAGTATGTAAAAAGTATGACATACCTGTGATAGTGCCGGTGGATGACAAAGGTTATCTTACGTCCGAAGCAGGACAGTTTGCAGGTTTGTATTATGAGAAGTCAAATGCTGCAATTATTGAGCAGCTGAAATCCACCAACAATCTTTTGGCATCGGAAAAGATTGTTCACCAGTATCCTCACTGTTGGAGATGCAAGGATCCGATAATATTCAGGGCTACAGAGCAGTGGTTTGCGTCGATAGAAGGCTTCAGAAAGGAAGCAATTGATGCCATTTCAACTGTAAAGTGGATTCCTGAATGGGGTCAGGAAAGAATTACAAACATGGTAAGAGAACGCGGTGACTGGTGTATCTCAAGGCAAAGGATATGGGGAGTGCCTATTCCGATATTCTACTGCAAGGATTGCAAGAAAGAACTTATAAATGATGACACGATTAAAGCTGTGGCCAAGCTGTTTGCGGAAAAGGGCTCCGATGCATGGTATGAGTATGATGCAAAGGATATCCTGCCCGAAGGTACGAAATGTGAATGCGGATGCAAAGAATTTACCAAGGAAAAGGACATCATGGACGTATGGTTCGATTCCGGTTCCAGCCATGCTGCCGTTCTTGAAACAACGGAAGGCTTGACATGGCCTGCGGACATGTATCTGGAAGGAAGCGACCAGCACAGGGGATGGTTCCAGTCATCGCTCCTTACGGCGGTTGCCACAAAAGGCCAGGCTCCTTACAAGACAGTGCTGACCCACGGCTATGTGGTTGACGGTGAAGGAAGAAAAATGTCCAAATCCCTGGGCAACGGAATAGACCCTGAAGATGTGATAAAAGAATACGGAGCGGATATATTAAGATTATGGGTTGCATCTTCGGACTACAGGACGGACATCAGGATATCCAAGGATATATTAAAGCAGCTTTCTGAAGTATACAGAAAGATTAGAAATACTTGCAGATATATTTTGGGCAATATATATGATTTTGACCCGAATAAAGATATGGTAAGCTATGATGAGATGAACGAGCTTGATAAATGGGCACTCATGAAGCTCAACGGGCTTATTAAGAAAGTTAACGATGCCTATGAAAAATATGAGTTCCATTTGATGTTCCATGCAATACACAATTTCTGTGTTGTTGATATGAGCAACTTCTATCTTGATATTATAAAAGACAGACTTTACACCAGCAGGGCTGACTCGAAAGAAAGAAGATCGGCGCAGACTGCAATGTATGAAATATTGGAGGCTCTTGTGAAAATGCTGGCTCCGGTACTGGCGTTTACCAGCGAGGAAGTGTGGCAGTTTATGCCTCACAGAAGCACCAACGACCCTGAAAGTGTGCAGCTCAACTATTGGCCTGAACCGAATGAGAAGTATGAAAATGCGGCGCTTAAGGAAAAGTGGGACAGGATAATTGAAATCCGTGACGTGGTATCTAAGGCTCTTGAAATTGCAAGAACGGAAAAAATAATAGGGCATTCTTTGAATGCAAAGGTTACAATCTTTGCGGACAAGGAAAACTATGACTTTATAGAGCCTATTAAGAAAGACCTTGTTACAGTTTTCATAGTTTCAGACTTTGAGCTTAAGGGTTATGATGAAGCTTCGGACGGTAAGTACTATGAAGATCCGGATGTTAAGGGAATAAGAGTTAATATTTCCATGGCTTCGGGATCTAAATGCGAAAGATGCTGGATGATTAGCGAATCAGTTGGAAAGAATGAAAAACATCCCACTCTTTGCGACAGATGTGCAGAAGTAGTTGGCTAA
- a CDS encoding glycoside hydrolase family 13 protein, with protein sequence MKLEAIYHKPYSEFAFPVAPDTLVIRLRTAKNDVNTCILIYHEKYDTSQRGKVKMDKVASDGMFDYYEVELNVGIKRIKYMFYLEDNYSIKWYSSDGFFDYMPQWGHFTYSYICKDDIFHEVEWFRNSTIYQIFPDRFAKFPPDTENSGKRTIHGGNIKGIIDRFDHLVKLGVDVVYLNPIFKSESYHRYDVVDYYEIDPMFGSKEELRELMDLCHKNGIKVIFDGVFNHSGDKFFAFRDVVEKGEKSKYANWYFINSFPVQGYPRPNYECFSFYGGMPKLNTGNPETAKYFLDVVKYWTVEFGVDGWRLDAADEVDRKFWRKLRDMLKDLNKDVVLIGEIFDEASSWLWGDQFDSVINYPLKAMINDLFAYRSIDVETFRNRISGYIMKFNKKVLSSLVNIISTHDTPRFLTLCNGDEKRFEMAVVFQFTFPGVPLIYYGDEIGMEGEGDPDCRRPMIWDEAKWNKKTLELYKFLIGLRKRFDALRTGEYGELPVTGCNGILAYRRGRGENGIIVAMNTLDRKENVVVETGDSFDTVKAFESLKDEERLNVDKKRINICLNPFEWRIYKACGEL encoded by the coding sequence ATGAAACTTGAGGCAATATATCACAAACCTTACAGCGAGTTTGCATTTCCTGTTGCTCCCGACACTCTGGTAATACGGCTCAGGACGGCTAAAAACGATGTAAACACCTGCATTCTCATCTATCATGAAAAGTATGATACGTCACAAAGAGGAAAAGTGAAAATGGATAAAGTTGCAAGCGATGGAATGTTTGACTATTACGAGGTGGAGCTTAATGTCGGTATAAAGAGAATTAAGTATATGTTTTATCTTGAGGATAATTATTCAATAAAATGGTACAGCAGCGACGGATTTTTTGATTATATGCCTCAGTGGGGACATTTTACCTATTCTTATATATGCAAAGACGACATATTTCATGAGGTTGAATGGTTTCGTAATTCAACAATATATCAGATATTTCCCGACAGATTTGCAAAGTTTCCGCCGGATACCGAAAATTCGGGCAAAAGAACGATACATGGGGGCAATATTAAAGGGATAATCGACCGGTTTGATCATTTAGTCAAACTTGGAGTTGATGTGGTTTATTTAAATCCCATATTCAAATCGGAATCTTATCATCGCTATGATGTTGTCGATTATTATGAAATTGACCCGATGTTTGGAAGTAAAGAAGAGCTCAGGGAATTGATGGACTTGTGTCACAAAAACGGTATAAAAGTAATATTTGACGGAGTTTTTAATCACTCCGGAGACAAGTTTTTTGCATTCAGAGATGTTGTGGAAAAAGGAGAAAAATCAAAGTATGCAAACTGGTATTTTATAAATTCTTTTCCCGTTCAGGGATATCCAAGACCCAATTATGAATGCTTTTCCTTTTATGGAGGAATGCCGAAGCTTAACACCGGAAATCCTGAGACGGCAAAATACTTTCTTGATGTGGTAAAGTATTGGACAGTGGAGTTTGGGGTGGACGGATGGAGACTTGATGCGGCGGATGAGGTGGACCGAAAGTTTTGGAGAAAGCTTAGGGATATGCTGAAAGATTTGAACAAGGATGTGGTGCTGATTGGCGAAATATTTGACGAGGCGTCTTCGTGGCTTTGGGGAGACCAGTTTGACTCGGTGATAAATTATCCGTTGAAAGCCATGATAAATGACCTTTTTGCCTATAGGTCCATTGATGTGGAGACTTTCAGGAACAGAATAAGCGGCTATATTATGAAGTTTAACAAAAAGGTGCTAAGCAGCCTGGTAAATATAATAAGCACTCATGACACGCCAAGGTTTTTGACTCTTTGCAACGGAGATGAAAAGAGGTTTGAGATGGCAGTAGTGTTCCAGTTTACCTTTCCTGGAGTTCCCCTCATATACTACGGCGATGAAATAGGGATGGAAGGCGAAGGAGACCCTGATTGCAGAAGACCGATGATATGGGACGAAGCGAAATGGAACAAAAAAACTCTCGAGTTGTATAAATTCCTGATTGGCTTGAGGAAGAGGTTCGATGCCTTGAGAACTGGAGAATATGGAGAACTTCCTGTAACAGGATGCAATGGGATACTGGCATACAGAAGGGGCCGGGGAGAAAACGGAATTATTGTTGCCATGAATACATTGGACCGAAAGGAAAATGTCGTAGTAGAAACAGGAGATTCTTTTGACACGGTAAAAGCTTTTGAGTCTTTGAAAGACGAAGAAAGACTGAATGTTGACAAAAAAAGGATAAACATATGCTTAAATCCGTTTGAGTGGAGGATTTACAAAGCCTGCGGCGAATTATAA
- a CDS encoding cell division protein SepF — protein sequence MSTILNKVLNFVGWETEDEEEDVETVEESEDVEEEESKKPQFIQPLSSRRTQNKVVNIHSASQFKVIVMQPESFNDAKDVCDHLKSKKPVVVNLGSVQKEVAQRIVDFLSGSVYALDGSIQKVSNDIFIVAPHNVDIMGDFKGDITGKAVFPWLK from the coding sequence ATGTCAACAATATTGAACAAGGTTTTGAATTTTGTGGGCTGGGAAACAGAGGATGAAGAAGAGGATGTTGAAACCGTGGAAGAGTCTGAGGATGTTGAAGAGGAGGAGTCAAAAAAGCCTCAATTTATCCAACCTTTAAGCAGCAGAAGGACTCAGAACAAGGTTGTTAACATTCATTCGGCATCGCAATTTAAAGTAATTGTTATGCAGCCGGAGAGCTTTAATGACGCAAAAGATGTTTGTGACCATTTAAAGAGCAAGAAGCCGGTAGTTGTGAATCTTGGAAGTGTGCAAAAGGAAGTAGCCCAGAGAATAGTTGACTTTTTGAGCGGCTCCGTATATGCTCTTGACGGAAGTATTCAAAAAGTTTCAAATGATATATTCATCGTTGCTCCGCATAATGTGGATATTATGGGAGATTTTAAAGGTGATATAACAGGAAAAGCTGTTTTCCCGTGGCTGAAATAG
- a CDS encoding DivIVA domain-containing protein: MNYTPNDLENLTFKRSVVGGYSEDMVNEVLDKIIEDYVAYIRENIELKDKVAMLNEAIAHYKNIEESLQNTLLMAQQTSEEIKRNSYQKAENIIKEAEIKAQKMIDEANQEVLKIKFEYEELKRKLHSYKSKVESLLLSQLEILKPIVEEEEAE; this comes from the coding sequence ATGAACTATACGCCTAATGATTTGGAGAATCTGACGTTTAAAAGAAGTGTTGTCGGCGGATACAGTGAGGACATGGTAAATGAAGTATTGGATAAGATAATTGAAGATTATGTCGCATACATACGTGAGAATATCGAGCTGAAAGACAAAGTGGCAATGTTAAATGAAGCTATTGCTCATTACAAGAATATAGAAGAATCCTTGCAGAACACTTTGCTGATGGCACAGCAGACGAGCGAGGAGATAAAAAGAAACAGCTACCAAAAGGCGGAGAATATTATCAAAGAAGCTGAAATCAAAGCTCAAAAAATGATAGATGAGGCAAATCAGGAAGTCCTTAAAATAAAGTTTGAATATGAGGAATTGAAAAGAAAGCTTCATTCTTACAAGAGCAAGGTGGAATCCCTTCTTCTTTCCCAATTGGAGATATTAAAACCCATAGTTGAGGAGGAAGAAGCGGAATAA
- a CDS encoding methionine gamma-lyase family protein, protein MNFESKNYLKNEFGIDDKVLEICESVMSKITPVFDRIDSVREYNQYKVIKAMQNNKLSDSHFVGTTGYGYDDKGRDVLDDVYRDIFKAEDALVRHQIVSGTHALAVCLYGHLRPKDELLAITGKPYDTLEEVIGLRGEGGGSLKEFGVTYRQLDLLKDGSIDYESIESAINERTAMVLIQRSRGYEWRPALSIDEIEKAINIVKSIKKDIVVLVDNCYGEFVEEREPVEVGADLVAGSLIKNPGGGLAPTGGYVAGRKECVEKAAYRLTTPGLGKHVGASLGHNRLMFQGLFMAPHVVAESLKGAVFCAGVMEALGFETSPKVNDRRGDIIQAVRFNNPESLIAFCQGIQKGSPVDSFVTPEPWDVPGYDCPVIMAAGAFIQGSSIELSADAPIKSPYTAYMQGGLVFEHVKLGIMVAIQKMLEKGIIKI, encoded by the coding sequence ATGAATTTTGAGTCAAAAAATTATTTAAAGAATGAATTTGGAATTGATGACAAGGTACTTGAAATTTGTGAATCGGTGATGAGCAAGATAACTCCCGTATTTGACAGGATTGATTCTGTCCGGGAGTACAACCAGTATAAAGTAATCAAGGCAATGCAGAACAATAAATTGAGCGACTCCCATTTCGTAGGCACTACAGGATACGGCTATGATGACAAGGGCAGAGACGTTTTGGATGATGTTTACAGGGATATTTTCAAAGCAGAGGATGCTTTGGTCAGACATCAAATTGTATCCGGAACCCATGCTTTGGCCGTATGCCTTTATGGACATCTCAGGCCGAAAGATGAGCTTTTGGCGATTACGGGAAAGCCTTATGACACATTGGAAGAGGTTATTGGCTTAAGAGGAGAAGGGGGAGGCTCTTTAAAGGAATTTGGCGTAACATACCGCCAACTGGATTTGTTGAAGGATGGCAGTATTGATTACGAGTCAATTGAAAGTGCGATAAATGAAAGAACCGCAATGGTTCTGATTCAAAGGTCAAGAGGATATGAATGGAGACCGGCTTTGTCCATAGATGAGATTGAAAAGGCTATAAATATTGTAAAAAGTATAAAAAAAGATATAGTGGTTCTTGTGGACAATTGCTACGGTGAGTTTGTTGAAGAGAGGGAGCCCGTAGAGGTTGGAGCGGATCTTGTGGCTGGTTCTCTTATAAAAAATCCCGGCGGTGGTCTTGCTCCTACGGGAGGATATGTTGCCGGAAGGAAAGAATGTGTTGAAAAAGCGGCATACAGGCTTACAACTCCGGGACTTGGCAAACATGTGGGAGCATCTTTGGGACATAACAGGCTGATGTTTCAGGGATTGTTCATGGCGCCGCACGTGGTTGCCGAAAGCCTTAAGGGAGCGGTATTTTGCGCTGGGGTTATGGAGGCGTTGGGTTTTGAGACAAGTCCTAAAGTAAACGACAGAAGGGGTGACATTATTCAGGCCGTCAGGTTTAATAACCCCGAAAGTCTTATTGCTTTTTGCCAGGGAATCCAGAAGGGTTCGCCTGTGGATTCTTTTGTCACACCGGAGCCCTGGGACGTGCCCGGCTATGATTGTCCTGTAATAATGGCCGCCGGAGCTTTTATTCAAGGTTCGTCCATTGAACTTAGTGCCGATGCGCCGATTAAATCTCCATATACTGCTTATATGCAGGGAGGATTGGTTTTTGAACATGTAAAGCTTGGAATTATGGTAGCCATACAAAAAATGCTGGAGAAGGGAATAATAAAAATCTAA